TGCAAAGCCACCCACAAGCCGACCCGCTTTTGCAGCACATTTTATTTTGCCCAACCGCACCAGTGCAACCCGACAGTTTTGTTCTAAACCGATAAATATTTTACCTATATTTGCCTCGTGAAAAAAGTTTTTACACTCATATTCAGTTTCTACTTGTTGGCTCTGGCTGTTATGCCGTGCAGCGACAAGGACGACTGTAAATATCAGAGTGCCGACCAATCCACTTTCGCAACAACAGACCACTCAGACCACGACAGTGACACAGAAAATTGTTCTCCTTTTTGTATGTGTGCTTGCTGCGGACAGACTTTTAGTAGTTCGTTTACTAATTACAGTTTAGCCCTTCACGTTCCCGTTTCGTTAGACAAATTCCCGATTTACAACGTCTCATTTATTTCAGAGGTGTATTTGTCTATTTGGCAACCGCCAAAAATCAGTTAATGAATTTCTGATGTTCCGCTAAAGCGGAACAAAACAAAACTACTTACGGTGCTAACGCACCGCAAGTAATCGTGTATTCATTCATTAAACTGATTAAAATAATGTTAGACAAAATAATTGCGTTCAGCATAAAAAATAAATTCATCATTGCATTGATGACACTTGCACTCATTGTTTGGGGAGTGTGGAGTGCAAGCAAACTGCCAATAGATGCAGTTCCCGACATCACCAACAACCAAGTGCAAATCATTACGGTTTGCCCTACCCTTGCAGGACAAGAGGTTGAACAGTTGGTAACTTACCCAATTGAACAAAGCATTGCTAACCTTCCCGACTTGGAGGAATTGCGAAGCATTTCCCGTTTCGGACTTTCCGTAATTACTGTTGTGTTTGACGACAAAGTGAACATCTACTTTGCCCGACAACTCATAAACGAAAGGCTAAAAGAAGCCGAAAGTAAAATCCCGAAAGGTGTTGGCACACCTGAATTAGCACCCGTAAGCACAGGTTTGGGCGAAGTGTATCAATACATCATTCACCCAAGAAAGGGAAGCGAAAGCAAATACACCGCTATGGACTTGCGGACAATGCAAGACTGGATTGTAGCCAGACAGCTTTACGGAACGGCAGGAATTGCGGAAGTAAACAGCTTTGGCGGACAACTAAAACAATACGAAGTTGCCGTAAATCCCGACAGACTTATTGCAATGGGAATAACAATTCCCGAAATTTTTACCGCCTTAGAAAAGAACAACGAAAACACAGGCGGAGCATACATTGACAAAAAACCAAACGCCTATTTCATTCGTGGTGTGGGTTTAATTGGTTCGTTTGACGACATCAAAAACATTGTAGTAAAAACCAATCCAAACGGCATTCCTATTCTCATTAAAGATGTTGCCGAAGTTCATTTAGGTAGTGCCGTGCGTTATGGAGCTATGACTTACAATGGTGAAGTAGATGCAGTTGGTGGAGTTGTAATGATGCTGAAAGGTGCAAATAGTGCCGATGTGGTTAGCCGAATCAAAGATAAAATGGCAACCATTCAAAAATCATTGCCCAAAGATGTAGTAATAGAACCATACTTAGACAGAACAGATTTAGTAAATCGAGCCATCAGCACAGTCGAGAAAAACTTAATCGAAGGAGCATTAATAGTAATCTTCGTTTTAGTTCTGTTTCTTGGAAATCTTCGTGCAGGGCTAATTGTAGCTTCTGCCATTCCATTATCAATGCTTTTTGCATTGGGTTTAATGAATGTATTTGGCGTAAGTGCAAACCTTATGAGTTTGGGAGCAATTGACTTTGGTTTAATTGTGGACGGGGCTGTAATTATTGTAGAAGCCACCTTGCACCATTTGGGTTTGAGAAAAACTATCGGCAGACTAACTCAGCAGGAAATGGATGAAGAAGTTTTTCAGTCTGCGTCTAAAATCCGAAGCAGTGCAGCGTTTGGCGAAATCATTATTCTCATTGTTTACATTCCTATTCTTAGCCTGATTGGTATTGAGGGTAAAATGTTCCGCCCGATGGCTCAAACCGTTGGTTTTGCAATATTAGGAGCATTGATTTTATCGCTTACCTACATTCCAATGATGTGTGCAGCGTTTTTACCCAAAAACATTTCGCACAAAGAAACACTAAGTGACAGAATGATGAATTTCTTTCAACGTATTTATGCACCACTATTAGAAAAAGCCATCCGTTTCAAAAAAGTAATTGTAGGTGTAACCGTTGCGGTGTTTGTGGTTTCCGTATTTCTGTTTTCAAGAATGGGTGGCGAGTTTATCCCAACCTTACAGGAAGGCGATTTTGCTTTTCACTGCATTTTGCCGCAAGGCACATCACTTTCACAAAGTTTGGAAACCTCAATGCAAGCATCAAGACTAATCAAAGAATATGACGAGGTGAAAATGGTAGTAGGAAAAACAGGAGCAGCCGAAGTGCCCACCGACCCTATGCCACCCGAAGCCACGGATATGATGATAATTCTAAAACCGCAAAGCGAATGGAAACGGGATATTTCTTATGATAAATTGGCAGAAGAGTTTGAAGAAAAACTAAACACAATTCCTGGAGTATTTTTTGAAAAAAACCAACCCATTCAAATGCGGTTCAATGAACTAATGACAGGCATTCGCCAAGATGTAGCCGTTAAAATTTTTGGTGAAAATATGGACACCCTTTTGTCTTATGCCAATAAGGTAAACGCTGTTGTGCAAAGTGTGGATGGTGCAACCGAACCAAGTGTTGAACGAGTGGCAGGACTTCCACAAATCGTAATCAAATACAACCGTTCGCAAATTGCCAACTATGGTTTGAACATTGAGGACATTAACCACATTGTAAGCACAGCCTTCGCAGGAGGCGGAGCAGGTGTAGTTTATGAAAACGAACGCAAATTTGAATTGGTGGTTAGGCTCGACAGCACCCACCGCAACAACATTGACGATGTAAGTCATTTATATATCCCAACTTCTAACGGAACTCAAATTCCACTTTCACAAGTGGCAGAAATAAAAATGGAATTGGGACCAGCACAAATAAGCCGTGAGGATGGTAAGCGTAGAATTGTTGTAGGGTTTAACATTAAAGGCAGAGATGTAGAAAGTGTTGTAGAGGATATTCAAAAACAATTGAATGAAAAGGTGAAATTGCCCGAAGGATATTACTACACATACGGAGGAACTTTTGAAAATCTACAGGCGGCAAGCAAACGCCTGATGATTGCTTTACCTGTGGCTTTAGCACTCATTTTTATGTTGCTCTATTTCACATTCAGTTCAGTAAAACAAGCAGCCTTAATTTATACCGCAATCCCCATGAGTGCCATTGGTGGTGTATTTGCTTTGCTGATTCGTGATATGCCCTTCAGTATTTCGGCAGGCATTGGCTTTATTGCTTTGTTCGGTGTTGCTGTATTAAACGGCATTGTGTTAATTGGAACATTCAACCAATTGGAGAAAGACGGAATGACGGACATCTTAGACCGTATCAAAGAAGGAACCAAAATCCGTTTGCGACCCGTGCTGATGACCGCTACTGTTGCTTCTTTGGGATTTTTACCAATGGCACTTTCGCACGGTGCAGGAGCAGAAGTGCAAAAGCCTTTGGCAACTGTTGTAATAGGTGGTTTGCTTACAGCAACTTTTTTAACACTATTTGTTTTGCCTTTGTTGTATGCGATGTTTTCTAAAATCGGGAAGTCAAAAAGAATAATTTCCGCAACAGCAATTTTAGTTTTTGCTTTATTTTCTTTCAATGCTGCCAATGCTCAAACGTCAACTACAAAAACCATTTCCGTTGAGGATGCAATAAGCACCGCATTGAAAAATAATTTAGAAATTCAATCGCAACAACTCAATGTGCAATCGTCAACTACTTTGAAAAAATCGGTGTTTGAATTGCCAAAAACCAATGTCAATTTCCAGTTTGGGCAATACAATAGCATCAATCAGGACAAGTCATTTCAGGTTTCGCAAAGTATTCCGTTCCCGACCTATTTCACTGCAAAATCAAGTTTGTATAAAGCCGAACTGCAAAGTAGTGAGTTGCAACAGCAAGCCACCGCCAGCGAAATAAAAGCACAGGTAAATTACTGGTTTTATCAGTTGCAGTATTTGCAAACTACTAAAAGGCAACTACAATCTTTAGACAGTTTGTATAACGATTTTGTAAGTGCGGCAGCGTTACGATACAAAACAGGCGAAACTAATTTGTTGGAGAAAACCACAGCCGAAACCAAGCGGGGACAACTTTCGCAGTTGCTTAAACAAAACGAAACAGATTTTGCAACGGCTTACAATTCGTTGAAAACGCTGATGAATACAAGCGAAGATTTTACAATAATAGTAAATGAAAATTGGCAACCGCTTGTTTTAAGCAGTTCGTTTGACACTACGCTTATTGCCAATAATCCATCACTTAAAGTATTGTATCAACAAGCAGTAATTGCCGAGCAAAACAAAAAGTTAGAAACCGCATCTACATTGCCTGATTTTAATGTGGGTTATTTCAACCAGTCGTTAATCGGAGTGCAAAGCATTAACGGAGTAGATGTAAATTTTGACGGCAGCAAACGCTTTCAGGGTTTTAATGTGGGTTTAAGTATTCCGATTACGTTTTTCAGCAATGCTTCAAAAATAAAATCGCTTGACTACAAACAGCAAGCATTGCAAAAAGAAGCCGACAACGGGAAACTAATTTTACAAAACCAATTGCAAAATGCGTTTCAGCAATACAACCAAAATTTGTCGCAATACAATTATTACAAATCCACCGCTTTGCCAAATGCCGAAATAATTATCAGCACAGCAAAAGTGGGTTTCAAAAGTGGCGACATTGGTTATATTGAATACTTACAAGCCTTGCAAACCGCTACCGATGTGCAGTTAAATTATCTGCAATCGGTTAATCAAATCAATCAGTCCATTATCAATATCAATTTCTTAACTAACAACTAAGCGAAGCGTTCTCTTTAATACCATCAAGAAAAAATAAACCAATTAAAAAATAAAATTTCACAGAAATGAAAAATATAATATTTATAGCAGCCATTGCAACATCAATAGTATTTGCATCCTGCAACAGCAATAAAACGGAAACGCAAGGGGAAGAAACCGAGCATCACGATGAACACGAAAACACCAACACGGCAATGCTTACAGCCGAGCAAATGAAGTCCATAAAAATTGAATTGGGAAGCATAGAAAAAAAACAATTAACCGCTTCACTCAAAGCCAATGGAATTTTAAAAGTTCCTAATCAAAACCGTGCAAATGCAACAGCATCATTGGGGGGAGTGATTAAATCTATTTTGGTGCAAACAGGTAATTCGGTAAGTAAAGGACAAACCATTGCCACCATTTCAAACAATTCTTTCATCACAATGCAGGAAGAATTTTTAAGCATTTCATCAAAAGCAGACTTGGCACAATTGGAATTTGCCCGACAAAAAGAATTGCAACAAGGCAACGCAGGAGCATTGAAAAATTTGCAGTCAGCCGATGCAGAACTGAAAACATTAAAGGCTCGAAAAGCAAGTTTGCAAAAACAGTTAGAATTGATAGGAATAAATACTAATTCACTCACAAGCGAAAACATTCAATCCGTTGTAAATATTTCAAGTCCTATAAACGGCACAATAAGTAACGTATTGGTAAACATTGGCAGTTATGTTGATGCCAACAATCCAATTGCCGAAATAGTTGATAACAGCCAACTGCATCTGGATTTGTATGTGTATGAAAAAGATTTACAAAAACTTAAAGTTGGGCAAACCATACATTTTACACTAACCAATAATCCCGGCAAAGAATACGATGCCGATGTTTACGCCATTAGCAACACATTTGAGCAAAACACCAAAGCCATTTCGGTTCACGCCATGGTAAAAGGAAACAAGCAAGGATTGATTGACGGAATGAGCATTACTGCATTGGTAAGTCTGGAAAACGCCACAGTTGATGCAGTGCCTACTAACGCCATAGTGAACCATGAAGGGCAGGACTATATTTTTATTGTAACCGATGCTCACAGCGAAGAAGAACACCACAGTGAAACCGAAACAGCCGAACACAAACACGATGAACACGGACACGAGCACAGCGAAAAAGAAGAACCCGAACACAACGAAGAAGGAACAACCTTTGAAAAAATCCCCATCCGAAAAGGCACTACCGATGTGGGTTACAGCGAAATTACTTTGCTAAAAGATATTCCAGCAAACAGTAAAGTTGTTGTGAACGGTGCATTTTTTATTTTGGCTAAAATGAACAACAAAGGTGAAGCACACGAACATTAATTAAATTTTAAAATAATCATACAATGAAGTTACCAATCAACGATAAAAAATTCCTTTTTCTTCTTTCAGCAATCACAATAGTAGTTGCGTTAGAAATTCTTTCTATCATCGGCATACACATACCAATGCCTTATGCACCTTTTTTTTTCGCCATTTTTATTTTAGGAATTGGCTACAATGTTTTATGGAACGGAGTAAAAGCAATCATCAAACTCAAATTCAGCAGCATCAATTTACTAATGACTATTGCCGTTATCGGAGCATTTTATTTGGGCGAATATCCAGAAGCAGCAGTTGTAATAGTGCTTTATGTTTTAGGCGAACGATTAGAAGATATAGGAATTGAAAATTCAAAATCTGCATTAGATGAATTAGTAAGCAAAGCACCCAAGACCGCTTTTGTAAAAACTGAAAATGCAAATGTGGCTATTGATAAAATTGCAGTCGGCACAATCATTCAAGTCAAAGCAGGTGAAATGATACCGCTTGACGGCAAAATTATTTCAGGCGAAACAATGGTTGATGAAGCTGCCATCACAGGCGAACCAATTGCTAAAGACAAACGCATAGGCGATAATTTATTTGCAGGAACGCTAAACAAAAATGGTTTCATAGAAATGGAAACAACCAAACTTTCTGTTGATACAACTTTCTCAAAAATCATTCGCCTAACATTTGAAGCACAAGGCAACAAAAGTGAAACTCAAAAATTCATTCAGCAATTTTCAAAGTATTACACACCGTCCATTATTGCAATGGCAATTTTAGTTTTTGTAATTCCCGTATTTGCAATGCAATTAGATTTTAACCATTGGTTACAACAGGCAATTACACTTTTAGTTATTGCTTGTCCTTGTGCATTAGTCATCTCTACACCCGTTGCAATTTATGCAGCCATAGGCAACGCATCAGTAAAAGGAGCATTAGTTAAAGGTGGAAAATATATTGAAGCATTGGCATCAATAAAAGCAATTGCATTAGACAAAACACGAACCATCACTTTTGGAAATCCAATCGTGTCGGATATTTTCCCATTGAACGGAACAAGCCGTGAAGAACTATTGGCTTGCACCGCAGGAGCAGAAATATTTTCCGAACACCCATTGGCACAAGCCATAGTTGATGCAAGCAAGAAGGAAGGTTTTGAACCACACAAAACCGAAGGTTTCAAAAGCATTATGGGCAAAGGGGCAACTGCAAAATGTTTGGTGTGTGAGGACGAAACAATTTATGTAGGCAAATTAGATTTTATACAAGAAACTCAAACCATAGACAATGAAGCACTAAAAATTGTAGAGCAACTTTCAGCCCAAGGCAAAACTAGTGTAGTAGTAAGTTTTGGCAATGGAGTTGCAGGAATTATTGGATTGATGGACGAAATAAAACCCGACAGTGCAGCAGCGTTAAAAGAAATAGAAGCTATGAACATAGAACCTGTAATGCTTACAGGCGACAGCGAAAAAGCAGCAAACTATGTAGCACAGCAAGTAGGCATCAAAAAAATATTCGGCAATATGCTACCCGAAAACAAAGCCGAAAAAATCAAAGAACTATTGCAGCAATATAAATTTGTAGCAATGGTAGGCGATGGCATAAACGATGCACCAGCCCTTGCACAAAGCACCGTAGGCATAGCAATGGGAGCAGCAGGAAGCGACACCGCCATAGAAACCGCAAACATTGCATTAATGAACGATAAACTTTCACTCATTCCGTTTCTCATTCGGTTAAGTCAAAAAACTTTACGCAGAATAAAATTCAACACCATTGGAGCAATAGCAGTTAAACTCATTTTCATAACGCTTGCCTTTATTGGTTACAGCAATTTGGTTTTCGCTATTGCAGCAGACGTTGGAGTAACACTTATAGTAATTTTGACAAGTTTGAATTTGATGAAGTTTGAAAATAAAATTGTAAGCGGACATTGAAACCTGCAATCGTAATGACAGTGCATACAAAACCCACTCATTTGCACTCACAT
This genomic stretch from Bacteroidota bacterium harbors:
- a CDS encoding CusA/CzcA family heavy metal efflux RND transporter; the protein is MLDKIIAFSIKNKFIIALMTLALIVWGVWSASKLPIDAVPDITNNQVQIITVCPTLAGQEVEQLVTYPIEQSIANLPDLEELRSISRFGLSVITVVFDDKVNIYFARQLINERLKEAESKIPKGVGTPELAPVSTGLGEVYQYIIHPRKGSESKYTAMDLRTMQDWIVARQLYGTAGIAEVNSFGGQLKQYEVAVNPDRLIAMGITIPEIFTALEKNNENTGGAYIDKKPNAYFIRGVGLIGSFDDIKNIVVKTNPNGIPILIKDVAEVHLGSAVRYGAMTYNGEVDAVGGVVMMLKGANSADVVSRIKDKMATIQKSLPKDVVIEPYLDRTDLVNRAISTVEKNLIEGALIVIFVLVLFLGNLRAGLIVASAIPLSMLFALGLMNVFGVSANLMSLGAIDFGLIVDGAVIIVEATLHHLGLRKTIGRLTQQEMDEEVFQSASKIRSSAAFGEIIILIVYIPILSLIGIEGKMFRPMAQTVGFAILGALILSLTYIPMMCAAFLPKNISHKETLSDRMMNFFQRIYAPLLEKAIRFKKVIVGVTVAVFVVSVFLFSRMGGEFIPTLQEGDFAFHCILPQGTSLSQSLETSMQASRLIKEYDEVKMVVGKTGAAEVPTDPMPPEATDMMIILKPQSEWKRDISYDKLAEEFEEKLNTIPGVFFEKNQPIQMRFNELMTGIRQDVAVKIFGENMDTLLSYANKVNAVVQSVDGATEPSVERVAGLPQIVIKYNRSQIANYGLNIEDINHIVSTAFAGGGAGVVYENERKFELVVRLDSTHRNNIDDVSHLYIPTSNGTQIPLSQVAEIKMELGPAQISREDGKRRIVVGFNIKGRDVESVVEDIQKQLNEKVKLPEGYYYTYGGTFENLQAASKRLMIALPVALALIFMLLYFTFSSVKQAALIYTAIPMSAIGGVFALLIRDMPFSISAGIGFIALFGVAVLNGIVLIGTFNQLEKDGMTDILDRIKEGTKIRLRPVLMTATVASLGFLPMALSHGAGAEVQKPLATVVIGGLLTATFLTLFVLPLLYAMFSKIGKSKRIISATAILVFALFSFNAANAQTSTTKTISVEDAISTALKNNLEIQSQQLNVQSSTTLKKSVFELPKTNVNFQFGQYNSINQDKSFQVSQSIPFPTYFTAKSSLYKAELQSSELQQQATASEIKAQVNYWFYQLQYLQTTKRQLQSLDSLYNDFVSAAALRYKTGETNLLEKTTAETKRGQLSQLLKQNETDFATAYNSLKTLMNTSEDFTIIVNENWQPLVLSSSFDTTLIANNPSLKVLYQQAVIAEQNKKLETASTLPDFNVGYFNQSLIGVQSINGVDVNFDGSKRFQGFNVGLSIPITFFSNASKIKSLDYKQQALQKEADNGKLILQNQLQNAFQQYNQNLSQYNYYKSTALPNAEIIISTAKVGFKSGDIGYIEYLQALQTATDVQLNYLQSVNQINQSIININFLTNN
- a CDS encoding efflux RND transporter periplasmic adaptor subunit — encoded protein: MKNIIFIAAIATSIVFASCNSNKTETQGEETEHHDEHENTNTAMLTAEQMKSIKIELGSIEKKQLTASLKANGILKVPNQNRANATASLGGVIKSILVQTGNSVSKGQTIATISNNSFITMQEEFLSISSKADLAQLEFARQKELQQGNAGALKNLQSADAELKTLKARKASLQKQLELIGINTNSLTSENIQSVVNISSPINGTISNVLVNIGSYVDANNPIAEIVDNSQLHLDLYVYEKDLQKLKVGQTIHFTLTNNPGKEYDADVYAISNTFEQNTKAISVHAMVKGNKQGLIDGMSITALVSLENATVDAVPTNAIVNHEGQDYIFIVTDAHSEEEHHSETETAEHKHDEHGHEHSEKEEPEHNEEGTTFEKIPIRKGTTDVGYSEITLLKDIPANSKVVVNGAFFILAKMNNKGEAHEH
- a CDS encoding cation-translocating P-type ATPase; translated protein: MKLPINDKKFLFLLSAITIVVALEILSIIGIHIPMPYAPFFFAIFILGIGYNVLWNGVKAIIKLKFSSINLLMTIAVIGAFYLGEYPEAAVVIVLYVLGERLEDIGIENSKSALDELVSKAPKTAFVKTENANVAIDKIAVGTIIQVKAGEMIPLDGKIISGETMVDEAAITGEPIAKDKRIGDNLFAGTLNKNGFIEMETTKLSVDTTFSKIIRLTFEAQGNKSETQKFIQQFSKYYTPSIIAMAILVFVIPVFAMQLDFNHWLQQAITLLVIACPCALVISTPVAIYAAIGNASVKGALVKGGKYIEALASIKAIALDKTRTITFGNPIVSDIFPLNGTSREELLACTAGAEIFSEHPLAQAIVDASKKEGFEPHKTEGFKSIMGKGATAKCLVCEDETIYVGKLDFIQETQTIDNEALKIVEQLSAQGKTSVVVSFGNGVAGIIGLMDEIKPDSAAALKEIEAMNIEPVMLTGDSEKAANYVAQQVGIKKIFGNMLPENKAEKIKELLQQYKFVAMVGDGINDAPALAQSTVGIAMGAAGSDTAIETANIALMNDKLSLIPFLIRLSQKTLRRIKFNTIGAIAVKLIFITLAFIGYSNLVFAIAADVGVTLIVILTSLNLMKFENKIVSGH